A single genomic interval of Nocardioides nitrophenolicus harbors:
- a CDS encoding ring-opening amidohydrolase — translation MPSAIEVRKVPIHSVADASELAKLIDDGVFKADRVIAIIGKTEGNGGVNDYTRIIADRAFREVLVEKGAPADQVKQVPIVWSGGTDGVISPHATIFATTDVAEDDPSREEQRLTVGFAMSEPILPEEIGYVAMIEKVAAGVKVAMERAGITDPADVHYVQTKTPLLTIHTIRDAHSRGKEVWTEHTHESMDLSNGVTGLGIAVALGEIEMPSDEDVMKNRDLYSSVASCSSGVELDQAQIVVVGNATGVGGRYRIGHSVMNDALDQDGIWNAIKDAGLDLPERPHSSDLQGRLVNVFLKCEASQNGEVRGRRNAMLDDSDVHWHRQIKSCVGGVTAAVTGDPAVFVSVSAAHQGPEGGGPVAAIVDLG, via the coding sequence ATGCCTTCTGCCATCGAGGTCCGCAAGGTCCCGATCCACTCCGTCGCCGACGCCTCGGAGCTGGCCAAGCTCATCGACGACGGCGTCTTCAAGGCCGACCGCGTCATCGCGATCATCGGCAAGACCGAGGGCAACGGCGGGGTGAACGACTACACCCGGATCATCGCCGACCGTGCCTTCCGTGAGGTGCTCGTCGAGAAGGGCGCGCCCGCCGACCAGGTCAAGCAGGTCCCGATCGTGTGGTCCGGCGGCACCGACGGCGTGATCAGCCCCCACGCCACCATCTTCGCGACCACCGACGTCGCCGAGGACGACCCGAGCCGCGAGGAGCAGCGCCTCACCGTCGGCTTCGCGATGAGCGAGCCGATCCTGCCCGAGGAGATCGGGTACGTCGCGATGATCGAGAAGGTCGCCGCCGGCGTGAAGGTCGCCATGGAGCGCGCCGGCATCACCGACCCGGCCGACGTGCACTACGTGCAGACCAAGACCCCGCTGCTCACCATCCACACCATCCGCGACGCCCACAGCCGCGGCAAGGAGGTCTGGACCGAGCACACCCACGAGTCGATGGACCTGTCCAACGGCGTCACCGGCCTCGGCATCGCCGTCGCCCTCGGCGAGATCGAGATGCCGAGCGACGAGGACGTCATGAAGAACCGCGACCTGTACTCCTCGGTCGCCTCCTGCTCCTCGGGTGTCGAGCTGGACCAGGCCCAGATCGTCGTCGTCGGCAACGCCACGGGCGTCGGCGGTCGCTACCGCATCGGCCACTCGGTGATGAACGACGCCCTCGACCAGGACGGCATCTGGAACGCCATCAAGGACGCCGGCCTCGACCTCCCCGAGCGCCCGCACTCCTCGGACCTCCAGGGCCGCCTGGTCAACGTCTTCCTCAAGTGCGAGGCCTCCCAGAACGGCGAGGTCCGCGGCCGCCGCAACGCCATGCTCGACGACTCCGACGTGCACTGGCACCGCCAGATCAAGTCCTGCGTCGGTGGCGTCACCGCTGCCGTGACCGGCGACCCCGCTGTGTTCGTCTCGGTCTCCGCCGCCCACCAGGGCCCGGAGGGTGGCGGCCCCGTGGCCGCGATCGTCGACCTCGGCTGA
- a CDS encoding (2Fe-2S)-binding protein yields MTRISLTVDGQQVADDVEPRMLLVQYLREKLGKTGTVIGCDTSNCGACTVHLDGRSVKSCNVLAVQADGGTVTTIEGLAGEDGALHPVQEAFRECHGLQCGFCTPGMIMQTVDLLAENPSPSEEAIRLGLEGNLCRCTGYHNIVRAVQHAAGTTTGSEAQA; encoded by the coding sequence ATGACCCGGATCAGCCTCACCGTCGACGGCCAGCAGGTGGCCGACGACGTCGAACCGCGGATGCTGCTGGTGCAGTACCTGCGCGAGAAGCTCGGCAAGACCGGCACCGTCATCGGTTGCGACACCAGCAACTGCGGTGCCTGCACGGTCCACCTCGACGGCAGGAGCGTGAAGTCCTGCAACGTGCTGGCCGTCCAGGCCGACGGCGGCACCGTCACCACCATCGAGGGGCTGGCCGGCGAGGACGGCGCCCTGCACCCGGTGCAGGAGGCCTTCCGCGAGTGTCACGGCCTGCAGTGCGGCTTCTGCACGCCCGGCATGATCATGCAGACCGTCGACCTGCTGGCCGAGAACCCGAGCCCGTCGGAGGAGGCGATCCGCCTCGGTCTCGAAGGCAACCTGTGCCGCTGCACCGGGTACCACAACATCGTCCGCGCGGTGCAGCACGCCGCCGGTACGACGACCGGGAGCGAGGCCCAGGCATGA
- a CDS encoding xanthine dehydrogenase family protein molybdopterin-binding subunit: protein MTATQEPTQGEIGRDRRRKEDQRLITGRTRWTDNITLPGMLHLAMVRSPFPHARITGIDTAAAKAGPNVVAVFTGADLGEGQGACINAWPVVPDQVTPAHLPMPTDRVAFAGETVAVVVARSAAEARDAAELVEVDYEELPAALDLKEAAENTVLAHPDLGTNVSAVWRFDSAEAGTGGDVEQAIAEARENGIVIEREYRQQRLIPAFMEPRSVVVDPTGEQITVWSATQVPHILRFAIAATTGVPESKIRVIAPDVGGGFGGKLQQTPEEMIAFAVARKLGKPVKFTETRSESLLTAHHGRDQWQRLTLAATKDGHVTGLKVDLLADLGAYVAIVGGGVPVLGAFMFNAIYKFPAYQFQTTNVLTNKTWTDAYRGAGRPEATFAIERLMDELAHELGKDPLEVRELNWIKHEEFPFTTVAGLEYDSGNYEAATARAKEMFGYDELRAEQAERRARGDRVQLGLGVSTFTEMCGLAPSRVLGSLNYGAGGWEHAEIRMLATGKVEVVTGASAHGQGHETAFSQIVADRLGVPFEDVEVLHGDTQISHKGLDTYGSRSLVVGGEALVRAVDKVIEKARPVAAHLLEASADDLEFSDGRFTVRGTDQGMAITEIATAVFAAHNLPDGVEASIDSEATYDPVNFNYPHGTHLCAVEIDTETGQVRMRKYACCDDIGNVINPLIVSGQVHGGLVQGIAQALWEEAVYDDNGTLVTGSFVDYLLPTAADTISFDLDHTTSPATTNSLGTKGVGEAGTIASTPAVVNAVVDALRPYGVHDVAMPCTPERVWRAINSGGSGGETTQAAAPHFDESEGAAQ from the coding sequence ATGACCGCGACCCAGGAGCCCACCCAGGGCGAGATCGGGCGCGACCGTCGGCGCAAGGAGGACCAGCGCCTGATCACCGGCCGCACCCGCTGGACCGACAACATCACGCTGCCGGGCATGCTGCACCTGGCGATGGTGCGCAGCCCGTTCCCGCACGCGCGGATCACGGGCATCGACACCGCCGCGGCCAAGGCCGGCCCCAACGTCGTGGCCGTGTTCACCGGAGCCGATCTCGGCGAGGGCCAGGGCGCGTGCATCAACGCGTGGCCCGTCGTACCCGACCAGGTGACGCCGGCCCACCTGCCGATGCCGACCGACCGGGTCGCCTTCGCGGGCGAGACGGTGGCGGTCGTGGTGGCGCGCAGCGCCGCCGAGGCGCGGGACGCCGCCGAGCTGGTCGAGGTCGACTACGAGGAGCTGCCGGCGGCGCTCGACCTCAAGGAGGCCGCGGAGAACACGGTCCTCGCGCACCCCGACCTCGGCACCAACGTCAGCGCCGTGTGGCGCTTCGACTCGGCCGAGGCCGGCACCGGCGGCGACGTCGAGCAGGCCATCGCCGAGGCGCGCGAGAACGGCATCGTGATCGAGCGGGAGTACCGCCAGCAGCGGCTGATCCCGGCGTTCATGGAGCCCCGGAGCGTGGTCGTGGACCCGACGGGCGAGCAGATCACGGTGTGGTCGGCGACCCAGGTGCCCCACATCCTTCGCTTCGCGATCGCCGCCACGACCGGCGTACCGGAGTCGAAGATCCGGGTGATCGCGCCCGACGTGGGCGGCGGCTTCGGCGGCAAGCTGCAGCAGACCCCGGAGGAGATGATCGCCTTCGCGGTGGCCCGCAAGCTCGGCAAGCCGGTGAAGTTCACCGAGACCCGCAGCGAGTCCCTGCTCACCGCCCACCACGGCCGCGACCAGTGGCAGCGGCTCACCCTCGCCGCCACCAAGGACGGCCACGTCACCGGCCTCAAGGTCGACCTGCTCGCCGACCTCGGTGCGTACGTCGCCATCGTCGGCGGCGGCGTGCCGGTGCTCGGGGCGTTCATGTTCAACGCGATCTACAAGTTCCCGGCGTACCAGTTCCAGACCACGAACGTCCTCACCAACAAGACCTGGACCGACGCCTACCGCGGCGCCGGCCGGCCCGAGGCGACCTTCGCGATCGAGCGGCTGATGGACGAGCTGGCCCACGAGCTCGGCAAGGACCCGCTCGAGGTCCGTGAGCTGAACTGGATCAAGCACGAGGAGTTCCCGTTCACCACGGTGGCCGGCCTCGAGTACGACTCCGGCAACTACGAGGCCGCCACCGCGCGCGCCAAGGAGATGTTCGGCTACGACGAGCTGCGCGCCGAGCAGGCCGAGCGCCGCGCCCGCGGCGACCGCGTCCAGCTCGGTCTCGGCGTGTCGACCTTCACCGAGATGTGCGGCCTCGCGCCGTCCCGGGTCCTCGGCAGCCTCAACTACGGCGCCGGCGGCTGGGAGCACGCCGAGATCCGGATGCTCGCGACCGGCAAGGTCGAGGTGGTGACCGGGGCGTCGGCCCACGGGCAGGGGCACGAGACGGCGTTCAGCCAGATCGTGGCCGACCGGCTCGGCGTGCCCTTCGAGGACGTCGAGGTGCTGCACGGCGACACCCAGATCTCCCACAAGGGCCTGGACACCTACGGGTCCCGCAGCCTGGTCGTCGGCGGAGAGGCCCTGGTGCGGGCCGTCGACAAGGTGATCGAGAAGGCCCGGCCTGTCGCGGCCCACCTGCTCGAGGCCTCCGCCGACGACCTCGAGTTCAGCGACGGCCGGTTCACCGTCAGGGGCACCGACCAGGGCATGGCGATCACCGAGATCGCCACCGCCGTCTTCGCCGCCCACAACCTCCCCGACGGCGTCGAGGCGTCGATCGACTCGGAGGCGACCTACGACCCCGTCAACTTCAACTACCCCCACGGCACCCACCTGTGCGCGGTCGAGATCGACACCGAGACAGGGCAGGTGCGGATGCGCAAGTACGCCTGCTGCGACGACATCGGCAACGTCATCAACCCGCTCATCGTGTCCGGCCAGGTCCACGGTGGGCTGGTCCAGGGCATCGCCCAGGCGCTGTGGGAGGAGGCGGTCTACGACGACAACGGCACCCTGGTGACCGGGTCGTTCGTCGACTACCTGCTGCCCACCGCGGCCGACACGATCAGCTTCGACCTCGACCACACCACCTCGCCGGCGACGACCAACTCGCTCGGCACCAAGGGCGTCGGTGAGGCCGGCACCATCGCCTCCACCCCGGCGGTGGTCAACGCGGTGGTCGACGCGCTGCGTCCCTACGGCGTCCACGACGTCGCGATGCCCTGCACGCCCGAACGGGTCTGGCGGGCGATCAACAGCGGTGGGTCCGGGGGAGAGACGACCCAGGCCGCCGCACCCCACTTCGACGAGTCGGAAGGAGCAGCCCAGTGA
- a CDS encoding FAD binding domain-containing protein: MIPAAFEYVAPASVEEALAALAEHGDDAKIIAGGQSLLPVLRMRLNAPEWVIDLGRIASLRGIRDGGDHLAIGAMTTHHDVGQDPLVHEHALLVSKAITHLADAQVRHRGTFGGALAHADPAGDLGAPALALGSTFVVQGPGGTREIPAEEFFVDLFETAISDDEILTEVRVPKHDGWGAAYEKFVRIAHQWPIVAVAATVRMDGDTIAEARIGLTNMGSTPVRARAAEAALAGVPATEEGVAAAAALAADGTNPPSDLNGDADYRRHLATVLTRRAVLAAAGRG; this comes from the coding sequence GTGATCCCCGCAGCCTTCGAGTACGTCGCCCCGGCCTCGGTCGAGGAGGCGCTGGCCGCGCTCGCCGAGCACGGCGACGACGCCAAGATCATCGCCGGTGGTCAGAGCCTCCTTCCGGTGCTCCGGATGCGGCTCAACGCGCCCGAGTGGGTGATCGACCTGGGCCGGATCGCCTCGCTGCGCGGCATCCGCGACGGCGGCGACCACCTCGCGATCGGCGCGATGACCACCCACCACGACGTCGGCCAGGACCCGCTCGTCCACGAGCACGCCCTGCTGGTCAGCAAGGCGATCACCCACCTCGCCGACGCCCAGGTGCGCCACCGCGGCACCTTCGGCGGCGCGCTCGCGCACGCCGACCCGGCCGGCGACCTCGGCGCGCCGGCGCTGGCGCTGGGGTCGACGTTCGTGGTCCAGGGGCCCGGTGGCACCCGGGAGATCCCGGCCGAGGAGTTCTTCGTCGACCTCTTCGAGACCGCGATCTCCGACGACGAGATCCTCACCGAGGTCCGGGTCCCGAAGCACGACGGCTGGGGCGCGGCGTACGAGAAGTTCGTGCGGATCGCCCACCAGTGGCCGATCGTCGCGGTCGCGGCGACCGTCCGGATGGACGGCGACACCATCGCCGAGGCGCGCATCGGCCTGACCAACATGGGCTCCACGCCGGTGCGGGCCCGGGCCGCGGAGGCCGCGCTGGCCGGCGTACCCGCCACGGAGGAGGGGGTGGCCGCCGCGGCCGCGCTCGCCGCCGACGGCACCAACCCGCCGAGCGACCTCAACGGCGACGCCGACTACCGCCGCCACCTCGCCACGGTGCTCACCCGCCGGGCCGTGCTCGCGGCAGCCGGGAGGGGCTGA
- a CDS encoding SRPBCC family protein encodes MDLSHSFTVPTSPDATWAHFQDIGALAECFPGAQVTSVGAADDGAPTFEGTCKVKLGPIALVYAGSGKFVERDEAGRRFVVDAKGRDKRGNGTAGATVTVTMAEADAGATRVDVVTDLAITGKPAQFGRGVMQDVSDKLLGQFVACLEQRLAAEAAPASTEEPTDAAAAGTDPEPAAAAPTPPAPRPAPVAAPGAAPVAAAGDDALDLGSAVLPILVKTYGKQIGAAVAVLLGIVLLRRLRRR; translated from the coding sequence TTGGACCTCAGCCACTCCTTCACCGTCCCGACGTCGCCCGACGCGACCTGGGCGCACTTCCAGGACATCGGCGCGCTCGCCGAGTGCTTCCCGGGCGCCCAGGTCACCTCGGTCGGCGCCGCCGACGACGGCGCGCCGACCTTCGAGGGCACCTGCAAGGTCAAGCTCGGCCCGATCGCACTGGTGTACGCCGGGTCCGGCAAGTTCGTCGAGCGCGACGAGGCGGGCAGGCGGTTCGTCGTCGACGCGAAGGGCCGCGACAAGCGCGGCAACGGCACCGCGGGCGCCACCGTCACGGTGACCATGGCGGAGGCCGACGCCGGTGCCACCCGGGTCGACGTCGTCACCGACCTCGCGATCACCGGCAAGCCCGCGCAGTTCGGGCGCGGGGTGATGCAGGACGTGTCCGACAAGCTGCTCGGCCAGTTCGTCGCCTGCCTCGAGCAGCGCCTCGCCGCCGAGGCCGCGCCCGCCTCCACCGAGGAGCCCACCGACGCCGCGGCCGCCGGGACCGATCCCGAGCCGGCGGCCGCGGCACCCACCCCACCGGCTCCCCGGCCCGCGCCGGTCGCCGCGCCGGGCGCCGCGCCGGTCGCCGCCGCGGGAGACGACGCCCTGGACCTCGGCTCGGCGGTGCTGCCGATCCTGGTCAAGACGTACGGCAAGCAG